From one Lotus japonicus ecotype B-129 chromosome 3, LjGifu_v1.2 genomic stretch:
- the LOC130748121 gene encoding uncharacterized protein LOC130748121, producing the protein MSNNQQNNGVGMQNQAQFGAGNNQNQNLRPPFMPNMHPPPPPFMNAANHNQMHLPHMGQSHVGMLGPQNSVVGNVNYNNPMFPHQGQVMQNAAQMNLSQLQGLAQGILNILQQPNMNMNMNMSMSIPNGQFCAPPYPVQNMNQQLPMQVSNPSQVAPYGMHPGLRPRPMFGFPNQVPVSQPMFPQNSIFSANPQMGHVPGNQVRPQIDPNEKKLVPPNVNTNAFVSSPFPSQQLQGNGSAPVNPHLAQPHHTNNSQPSAFMNSNSQEKPNSNIKANVPNSNWKGPPSKNFKNKPSRGGFQGGFQKSKFVNINNGKRGNGFPEGCKGANKGKAGHAGLNSEELKQEAKRSVTYSEQEIQQWREARRKNHPFKDNIQKSEDQKDTKVIDRGVLQKELKEVLAKQAELGIEVAEIPSHYLKNSENQGFQTEGKNSFTDKRKFQNKFNKKSDRRGRFGKRQKFSHNDISEKPALNKKKPTLLEKLLSADIKRDKSHLLQVFRFMVMNSFFKDSPDKPLIYPSVKVKEIGSEGGCEEKHLHTGKDALERGNEKTVQNIANHSIDNDHDSEDGESEDEGIGESDEEEGEILE; encoded by the exons ATGTCTAATAATCAGCAAAACAATGGTGTGGGCATGCAAAACCAGGCTCAATTTGGTGCAGGAAATAATCAAAACCAAAACTTGAGACCCCCCTTTATGCCCAACAtgcatccaccaccaccacctttcaTGAATGCTGCAAATCACAATCAAATGCATTTGCCTCACATGGGTCAATCCCATGTTGGGATGTTAGGTCCCCAGAATAGTGTTGTAGGGAATGTCAATTACAATAATCCAATGTTTCCTCATCAGGGACAAGTCATGCAGAATGCAGCTCAGATGAACTTGTCTCAACTCCAGGGGTTAGCACAAGGTATTTTGAATATACTTCAGCAGCCtaatatgaatatgaatatgaatatgagTATGAGTATACCGAATGGCCAATTTTGTGCCCCGCCATATCCTGTGCAAAATATGAACCAGCAGTTACCTATGCAAGTGTCAAACCCTTCACAAGTTGCTCCATATGGTATGCATCCCGGTCTCCGTCCCCGTCCCATGTTTGGGTTTCCAAACCAAGTGCCTGTGTCACAGCCCATGTTCCCTCAAAACTCAATTTTTTCTGCAAATCCTCAGATGGGTCATGTGCCCGGAAATCAGGTCAGGCCACAGATTGACCCGAATGAGAAAAAATTGGTTCCACCAAATGTGAACACAAATGCTTTTGTATCATCACCTTTTCCATCGCAGCAGTTACAAGGGAATGGTTCTGCACCGGTTAATCCTCATTTGGCGCAGCCACATCATACAAATAATTCTCAACCTTCTGCATTTATGAACTCAAACTCACAG GAAAAACCTAATAGCAATATCAAAGCTAATGTTCCAAACTCTAATTGGAAAGGGCCACcaagcaaaaacttcaaaaataAACCAAGTAGAGGTGGTTTTCAAGGAGG ATTCCAGAAGTCTAAGTTTGTCAATATCAACAATGGAAAGAGGGGAAATGGGTTTCCTGAAGGCTGCAAAG GTGCCAACAAGGGGAAGGCAGGGCATGCTGGTTTAAATTCTGAGGAACTTAAGCAGGAAGCAAAAAG ATCTGTGACTTACTCAGAGCAAGAAATCCAACAGTGGCGTGAAGCACGGAGAAAGAATCACCCTTTCAAGGACAACATTCAGAAG AGTGAAGACCAGAAAGACACCAAGGTCATTGATAGAGGCGTCTTGCAAAAAGAG CTCAAGGAGGTTTTAGCTAAGCAAGCTGAGTTGGGTATTGAAGTTGCTGAAATACCATCACACTACCTGAAGAATTCTGAAAATCAAGGTTTTCAAACTGAGGGGAAAAACTCATTTACCGACAAAAGGAAATTCCAAAACAAGTTCAATAAGAAATCAGACAGAAGAGGTCGGTTCGGCAAGAGGCAAAAGTTTTCTCACAACGACATTTCAGAAAAACCTGCTTTAAACAAGAAGAAGCCAACTTTATTAGAGAAACTCTTGAGTGCAGACATAAAAAGGGATAAGAGCCACCTGTTACAGGTTTTCAGGTTCATGGTAATGAATTCTTTCTTCAAAGATTCTCCTGATAAGCCACTGATATACCCATCAGTTAAGGTTAAAGAAATAGGGTCTGAAGGTGGTTGTGAAGAAAAACATTTGCACACTGGAAAAGATGCTCTTGAACGCGGTAATGAGAAAACAGTTCAAAACATTGCAAACCACAGTATTGACAATGATCATGATAGTGAAGATGGAGAGAGTGAAGATGAAGGGATTGGGGAATCGGATGAAGAGGAGGGAGAAATTTTAGAGTGA